In the genome of Longimicrobium sp., one region contains:
- a CDS encoding aldo/keto reductase: protein MAEMEMETRALGTQGLRVSALGLGCMGMSEFYGETDEAESVATIHRAIELGCTFLDTADMYGPFKNEELVGRAVRGRRDRVTLATKFGIVRSAADAGVRGVSGRPEYVRQAAEASLQRLGVDEIDLYYQHRVDPEVPIEETVGAMSRLVEEGKVRFLGLSEAGAETIRRAHATHPVSALQSEYSLWSRDIEDEIIPAVRELGIGLVAYSPLGRGFLTGRFRSPDDFEPDDFRRGSPRFQGENFQKNLDLVKHIEELAAAKGCTASQLALAWVLARGDDIVPIPGTKRRKYLEENLAALDVRLTADDLARIEEIAPQGVAAGTRYAEGGMRMVGR, encoded by the coding sequence ATGGCGGAGATGGAGATGGAGACGCGCGCGCTGGGGACGCAGGGGCTCAGGGTGTCGGCGCTGGGGCTGGGGTGCATGGGGATGTCGGAGTTCTACGGGGAGACGGACGAGGCCGAGTCGGTGGCCACCATCCACCGCGCCATCGAGCTGGGCTGCACCTTCCTGGACACGGCCGACATGTACGGCCCGTTCAAGAACGAGGAGCTGGTGGGCCGCGCCGTCCGCGGCCGGCGCGACCGGGTGACGCTGGCCACCAAGTTCGGCATCGTCCGCTCGGCGGCCGATGCCGGCGTGCGCGGGGTGAGCGGCCGCCCCGAGTACGTGCGGCAGGCGGCGGAGGCGTCGCTGCAGCGGCTGGGGGTGGACGAGATCGACCTCTACTACCAGCACCGCGTGGACCCCGAGGTGCCGATCGAGGAGACCGTGGGCGCCATGTCGCGCCTGGTGGAGGAGGGGAAGGTGCGCTTCCTGGGGCTCTCCGAGGCGGGCGCGGAGACGATCCGCCGGGCGCACGCCACGCACCCGGTCAGCGCGCTGCAGAGCGAGTACTCGCTGTGGAGCCGCGACATCGAGGACGAGATCATCCCGGCCGTCCGCGAGCTGGGGATCGGGCTGGTGGCGTACAGCCCGCTCGGGCGCGGCTTCCTCACCGGGCGCTTCCGCTCGCCCGACGACTTCGAGCCCGACGACTTCCGGCGCGGCTCGCCGCGCTTCCAGGGCGAGAACTTCCAGAAGAACCTGGACCTGGTGAAGCACATCGAGGAGCTGGCCGCCGCGAAGGGGTGCACGGCCTCGCAGCTGGCCCTGGCCTGGGTGCTGGCCCGCGGCGACGACATCGTCCCCATCCCCGGCACCAAGCGGCGGAAGTACCTGGAGGAGAACCTGGCCGCGCTGGACGTGCGCCTCACCGCCGACGACCTGGCGCGCATTGAGGAGATCGCCCCGCAGGGCGTGGCCGCCGGCACCCGCTACGCCGAGGGGGGCATGCGGATGGTCGGGCGGTAG
- the rpsL gene encoding 30S ribosomal protein S12 yields MPTINQLVRKGRETLAKKSKSPAMRNNPQKRGVCTRVYTTTPKKPNSALRKVARVRLTNGFEVTAYIPGEGHNLQEHSIVLIRGGRVKDLPGVRYHIIRGTLDAAGVGDRRQSRSKYGAKRPKAGAAGKGAPAGKGKK; encoded by the coding sequence ATGCCGACCATCAACCAGCTCGTCCGCAAGGGCCGCGAGACGCTCGCCAAGAAGAGCAAGTCGCCGGCCATGCGGAACAACCCGCAGAAGCGCGGCGTCTGCACCCGCGTGTACACCACCACCCCGAAGAAGCCCAACTCGGCCCTTCGGAAGGTCGCGCGCGTGCGGCTGACCAACGGGTTCGAGGTGACGGCGTACATCCCGGGCGAGGGGCACAACCTGCAGGAGCACTCGATCGTGCTCATCCGCGGGGGCCGCGTGAAGGACCTGCCGGGGGTGCGCTACCACATCATCCGCGGCACCCTCGACGCCGCCGGCGTCGGCGACCGCCGCCAGAGCCGCTCCAAGTACGGCGCCAAGCGTCCCAAGGCCGGCGCGGCCGGCAAGGGCGCGCCCGCCGGGAAGGGGAAGAAGTAA
- the rpsG gene encoding 30S ribosomal protein S7: MSRRTRAVKRPIIPDPLYGSETVTKFVNTLMYDGKKSLAEGIFYDAMKVIEEKTGQPGETVFKQALNNAKPVLEVKSRRVGGATYQVPVEVRPERRTALAMRWLVGYARARGEKTMADRLAAELMAAARNEGATIKKKDDTHRMAEANKAFAHYRW; encoded by the coding sequence ATGAGCCGCCGCACCCGCGCCGTCAAGCGCCCGATCATCCCCGACCCGCTCTACGGGTCGGAGACCGTCACCAAGTTCGTCAACACCCTCATGTACGACGGGAAAAAGTCCCTCGCCGAGGGGATCTTCTACGACGCCATGAAGGTGATCGAGGAGAAGACCGGGCAGCCCGGCGAGACCGTCTTCAAGCAGGCGCTCAACAACGCCAAGCCGGTGCTCGAGGTGAAGAGCCGCCGCGTGGGCGGCGCCACCTACCAGGTGCCCGTCGAGGTGCGGCCCGAGCGCCGCACGGCGCTGGCCATGCGCTGGCTGGTGGGCTACGCCCGCGCCCGCGGCGAGAAGACGATGGCCGACCGCCTGGCGGCCGAGCTGATGGCGGCCGCCCGCAACGAGGGCGCCACCATCAAGAAGAAGGACGACACGCACCGGATGGCCGAGGCCAACAAGGCCTTCGCGCACTACCGCTGGTAA
- the fusA gene encoding elongation factor G: MARTTPLEKYRNIGIMAHIDAGKTTTTERILYYTGRTHKIGEVHEGAATMDWMEQEQERGITITSAATTCQWSRFGDTYRINIIDTPGHVDFTVEVERSLRVLDGACAVFDAVAGVEPQSETVWRQADKYGVPRICFVNKMDRTGANFERCVDMIRDRLGAKPLPIQLPIGDGEHFVGIIDVIRQVELIYDESTLGKNWDERPVRPELQDTLAAARLALVESSVEHDEHLMERYLEGEEISEEELRHAIRNATIAGAMTPVLTGSAFKNKGVQQLLDAVIDYLPAPVDIPAIRGIDPDSEEEAERHATDDEPFAALAFKIMTDPYVGKLTFFRVYSGVLQSGSGVLNSTKGKRERVGRILQMHANKREEIPEVRAGDIAAAIGLKETTTGNTLCDPEHKVVLESMTFPEPVISVAIEPKTKVDQDKMGEALRRLSEEDPTFRVHTDQETGQTIIQGMGELHLEIIVDRMLREFKVDANVGRPQVAYRETIRKAVEKVEGKFVRQTGGSGQYGHVVINIAPAEPGQGFVFEDKIVGGVIPREYIKPAEQGMREAMDTGVLAGYPMVDVKVQLVFGSYHEVDSSEIAFKIAGSMALKEAARRANPVLLEPMMSVEVVTPSDYMGDVMGDLSSRRGKIQGMDQRGDAQVITAVVPLSEMFGYSTTLRSMSQGRAVYTMQFAHYEEVPKSKAEEIIAKVRG; this comes from the coding sequence ATGGCGCGCACGACACCGCTCGAGAAGTACCGCAACATCGGCATCATGGCGCACATCGATGCCGGCAAGACGACCACGACCGAGCGCATCCTCTACTATACCGGCCGCACGCACAAGATCGGCGAGGTGCACGAGGGTGCGGCGACCATGGACTGGATGGAGCAGGAGCAGGAGCGCGGCATCACCATCACCTCCGCCGCCACCACCTGCCAGTGGAGCCGCTTCGGCGACACGTACCGCATCAACATCATCGACACCCCGGGGCACGTGGACTTCACCGTCGAGGTGGAGCGCAGCCTCCGGGTGCTCGACGGCGCCTGCGCCGTGTTCGACGCGGTGGCGGGCGTCGAGCCCCAGTCCGAGACGGTGTGGCGCCAGGCCGACAAGTACGGCGTGCCGCGCATCTGCTTCGTCAACAAGATGGACCGCACCGGCGCCAACTTCGAGCGCTGCGTGGACATGATCCGCGACCGGCTGGGAGCGAAGCCCCTGCCGATCCAGCTCCCGATCGGCGACGGCGAGCACTTCGTGGGGATCATCGACGTGATCCGACAGGTGGAGCTGATCTACGACGAGAGCACGCTGGGGAAGAACTGGGACGAGCGCCCCGTGCGCCCCGAGCTGCAGGACACGCTGGCCGCGGCCCGCCTCGCGCTGGTGGAGAGCTCGGTGGAGCACGACGAGCACCTGATGGAGCGCTACCTGGAGGGCGAGGAGATCAGCGAGGAGGAGCTGCGCCACGCCATCCGCAACGCCACCATCGCCGGCGCCATGACCCCGGTGCTCACCGGCAGCGCGTTCAAGAACAAGGGCGTGCAGCAGCTGCTGGACGCGGTGATCGACTACCTGCCGGCCCCGGTCGACATCCCCGCCATCAGGGGGATCGACCCGGACAGCGAGGAGGAGGCCGAGCGCCACGCCACCGACGACGAGCCCTTCGCGGCGCTCGCGTTCAAGATCATGACCGACCCGTACGTCGGGAAGCTGACCTTCTTCCGGGTCTACTCGGGCGTGCTGCAGTCGGGCTCGGGCGTGCTGAACAGCACCAAGGGTAAGCGCGAGCGCGTGGGGCGCATCCTGCAGATGCACGCCAATAAGCGCGAGGAGATCCCCGAGGTGCGCGCCGGCGACATCGCCGCCGCCATCGGGCTGAAGGAGACCACCACCGGGAACACGCTCTGCGACCCCGAGCACAAGGTGGTGCTGGAGTCGATGACCTTCCCCGAGCCGGTGATCTCGGTGGCCATCGAGCCCAAGACCAAGGTCGACCAGGACAAGATGGGCGAGGCGCTGCGCCGCCTCTCGGAGGAGGACCCCACCTTCCGGGTGCACACCGACCAGGAGACCGGGCAGACGATCATCCAGGGGATGGGCGAGCTGCACCTGGAGATCATCGTGGACCGCATGCTCCGCGAGTTCAAGGTGGACGCCAACGTGGGCCGGCCGCAGGTGGCCTACCGCGAGACGATCCGCAAGGCGGTGGAGAAGGTCGAGGGGAAGTTCGTCCGCCAGACCGGCGGCAGCGGCCAGTACGGGCACGTGGTGATCAACATCGCGCCCGCCGAGCCGGGGCAGGGCTTCGTCTTCGAGGACAAGATCGTGGGCGGCGTGATCCCGCGCGAGTACATCAAGCCCGCCGAGCAGGGGATGCGCGAGGCGATGGACACGGGCGTGCTGGCCGGCTACCCGATGGTGGACGTCAAGGTCCAGCTCGTGTTCGGCAGCTACCACGAGGTCGACTCGAGCGAGATCGCCTTCAAGATCGCCGGCTCCATGGCGCTCAAGGAGGCGGCCCGCCGCGCCAACCCGGTGCTGCTGGAGCCGATGATGAGCGTGGAGGTGGTCACCCCGTCGGACTACATGGGCGACGTGATGGGCGACCTCTCCAGCCGCCGCGGCAAGATCCAGGGGATGGACCAGCGCGGCGACGCGCAGGTGATCAC